A genome region from Bacteroidales bacterium includes the following:
- a CDS encoding SpoIIE family protein phosphatase codes for MKNAAIDLSQISIETENIPLSGKWEFYDSELYTPTDFNNNKIKKPTYLEVPCLWNKSLDRGAKGYGTYRLKIKSLKKGELYAINIIRIQSSYKIWINSVLFHTNGVVGKTKKTSSAKWSSDDIIFKANQETAEIVIQVSNFYHKKGGIENPLIFGRAENITEYSWSISAMTIFLLGVLLIMASYHLAMFFFRKNDKSNLFFALTLIFSALFILGDGEILITKIYPEFSWEVLLKIIHSANYLRVLFFVLFIYVSFKEFLNKYVINAVTIIVVAIQILIIVTPAAIYSHVLIGFFIITAFVLIYLIIGQIKALAAKKAGALFSFLGIFILMLTVINDILKEYQIIQTISLSTFGVFIFIIFHSYLISIQNSKAFQFIKTLTEKLLVQGKIKDAFFSAKSYNLKAPLKAISEAVGADRALIFISQKNEWVATNEYIKTEETVKSMKVKMFSEKENVYFSAISVKKAISSKSPVYTLGTGNLKAKEIVYFEEAGIKSVFVYPFEKDSDVPALLYFENYNIIPGFVEKSNEILQAIMPQVLIFMDNYTSYNKLKKFNKSLEEKVQEVTKEIMLRNVELKNIREKIELQNDQTQKIKENLEKQNQEINDGIQYAGKIQYAFLPKEQEIKDVFPDSFVFLKLRDNIGGDFFWFKKINDTESVFVVADSTGHGVSGALMSIIGHELLNDAVLYKKIKSPKQILNAVQTGFSERISKEEEVGGIDLAVISYNSAKNEIVFSGAQNSIYFVHENSLAEIKGSPVSIGNSNFSETKNGNRYYTNRRISVKKGDVIYLFTDGFIDQVGALSGKKFMKKQFRNLLMSVHKESPDVQKRTLEKTLDAWKSEETQTDDILIAGIIF; via the coding sequence GTGAAAAATGCTGCAATAGACCTTTCTCAAATCAGCATCGAAACCGAAAATATTCCCCTCAGCGGAAAATGGGAGTTTTATGACTCTGAACTTTACACCCCGACAGACTTTAACAATAATAAAATAAAGAAACCGACTTATCTTGAGGTTCCCTGTTTGTGGAATAAAAGCTTAGACCGAGGAGCAAAGGGATACGGAACGTACCGGTTAAAAATAAAATCTTTAAAAAAGGGGGAGCTATATGCAATAAATATTATCAGAATTCAATCATCGTATAAAATTTGGATTAATAGTGTTTTGTTTCATACAAACGGTGTTGTAGGAAAAACCAAAAAAACATCTTCTGCAAAATGGTCTTCCGATGATATTATTTTTAAAGCAAATCAAGAAACTGCAGAAATAGTTATTCAAGTCAGCAATTTTTATCACAAAAAGGGCGGTATTGAAAACCCGTTAATATTCGGAAGGGCAGAAAATATTACCGAATATTCTTGGAGTATTTCTGCCATGACCATATTTTTATTGGGAGTGTTGCTGATTATGGCATCTTATCATTTGGCAATGTTCTTTTTCCGAAAAAATGATAAGTCAAATTTGTTTTTTGCATTAACATTAATATTTTCTGCTCTTTTCATCCTCGGAGACGGAGAGATATTAATTACAAAAATATATCCTGAATTTAGTTGGGAAGTTCTTTTAAAAATAATTCATAGTGCCAATTATCTTAGGGTTTTGTTTTTTGTTCTCTTTATTTATGTCTCTTTTAAAGAATTTCTTAACAAATACGTTATTAATGCCGTAACAATAATTGTTGTTGCAATACAAATATTAATTATTGTAACTCCGGCAGCTATATACAGCCATGTTTTAATCGGGTTTTTTATTATTACCGCCTTTGTTTTAATATACTTAATTATCGGACAAATTAAAGCATTGGCTGCAAAAAAAGCCGGAGCTCTTTTCTCTTTTTTGGGAATTTTTATACTTATGCTGACTGTAATTAATGACATCCTTAAAGAATATCAAATTATACAAACAATTTCTCTCAGCACATTCGGGGTGTTTATTTTTATTATTTTTCATTCTTACTTGATTTCAATTCAAAACTCAAAAGCTTTTCAGTTTATTAAAACCCTGACAGAAAAATTGCTTGTTCAAGGAAAAATTAAAGATGCATTTTTTTCTGCAAAATCATACAATCTAAAAGCTCCCCTAAAAGCTATTTCGGAAGCAGTCGGTGCAGACAGGGCACTAATCTTTATTTCACAGAAGAATGAGTGGGTTGCTACAAACGAATATATAAAAACAGAAGAAACGGTAAAAAGCATGAAAGTAAAAATGTTTTCAGAAAAAGAGAATGTTTACTTTTCTGCAATTAGTGTTAAAAAGGCTATTTCATCAAAGTCCCCCGTATATACATTGGGAACGGGAAATTTGAAAGCAAAAGAAATCGTTTATTTTGAAGAAGCCGGCATTAAGTCTGTTTTTGTTTATCCTTTCGAAAAAGACAGCGATGTTCCGGCACTTTTATATTTTGAAAATTACAATATAATACCGGGGTTTGTGGAGAAGAGTAATGAGATATTGCAAGCAATAATGCCGCAAGTTCTTATTTTTATGGATAATTATACGTCTTACAATAAGCTTAAAAAGTTTAATAAAAGCTTAGAAGAAAAGGTGCAAGAGGTAACAAAAGAAATTATGCTCAGAAATGTGGAATTAAAAAACATAAGAGAGAAAATTGAGCTACAAAACGACCAAACACAAAAAATTAAAGAAAACCTTGAAAAACAAAACCAAGAAATAAATGACGGGATTCAATATGCAGGAAAAATTCAATATGCTTTTTTGCCTAAAGAGCAAGAAATTAAAGACGTTTTTCCTGACAGCTTTGTTTTTCTTAAGCTTCGAGATAATATCGGAGGAGATTTTTTCTGGTTTAAAAAAATTAATGATACAGAAAGCGTCTTTGTTGTTGCAGACTCTACCGGACATGGTGTTTCCGGAGCATTAATGTCTATTATCGGACATGAACTATTAAATGATGCCGTTTTATATAAAAAAATCAAATCTCCTAAGCAAATTTTAAATGCTGTACAAACCGGCTTTTCCGAGCGAATTTCGAAAGAGGAAGAAGTCGGAGGAATTGACTTGGCTGTTATTTCCTATAATTCAGCAAAAAATGAAATTGTGTTTTCCGGAGCTCAAAATTCGATATACTTTGTGCATGAAAACAGCTTAGCAGAAATTAAAGGGTCTCCGGTTTCAATCGGCAACTCAAACTTTTCAGAAACAAAAAACGGAAACCGATATTATACAAACAGAAGAATTTCCGTAAAAAAAGGTGATGTTATATATTTATTTACCGACGGGTTTATTGATCAGGTAGGAGCGTTATCGGGAAAAAAGTTTATGAAAAAACAATTTAGAAATTTATTAATGTCTGTTCATAAAGAATCTCCGGATGTTCAAAAAAGAACACTGGAAAAAACATTGGATGCTTGGAAGTCCGAAGAAACACAAACAGACGACATATTAATTGCAGGAATTATATTTTGA
- a CDS encoding SpoIIE family protein phosphatase, giving the protein MKTAFTYKFYFLLLFASIFFNPVFAQQEAKKGVIDLKKYNFKETGIIDLNGTWEFYPEKLYTPADFSSGSVNNAKFVKVPSLWNKSFFNKEDNFNIGYGTYHLKVLIPDSIGILALRLKRIETAYVLWVNNDTLVHCGKTAEKENLYSPAQNTRYKFFNASGNSFDITVQVSNFSHRKGGIDSPISLGLPNQITNKTKTKRGVEIFIVGVLLIMAVFHFGLYFVKRKDYSLLFFGLLLISEIISISVNGEMILTATFPDMSWATLKKTDYISNFMRSTFLVLFFYKIYEEEISKLYVQILIGINLSLTVFVLFTDLLTYSFTLLVFIATATLTMLYIIYAQIRGIVKKKEGALIPFLGTFLLLLSAVNDILYVSDIIDTMFLTPVGMFIFIFSQSYLLSFNFSNLYKKTEELNKMTADLDDIKNSLLEKKSFDYVSSLEILTEHATGTRGILFSVADNTVIYKSEFPEIDSRTETKDRFPSELINEVIEKEEIIVSSPVGSKLFNSSYISKFRPKSAACLSLKAAGKTRAVLYFENEEKKHVFNKQKIQAFKHVSDQIIGTIDNVDMYKELESLSSNLEGIILSRTKDVRNQNEMLTEQKDEIEAINHDLNKTLDEVNQKNKIIKDSIVYAKYLQDANIPDEKYINTLFKDSFVLNKPKETLGGDFYWVHNKKQEDEEKIIFAIADCTGHGIPGALISVIGYDMLNHVVINENTEKPSEILNLMQEEIGKRLAKDNDEEIKDGMEAAVITYDKTANILEYAGARISLVIFRNGKMTEVKADRISISAFQHEKIKGQKFANHKIQLKKDDIVYLFTDGFQDQFGGETDSKFMKKNFRKLLEEVNQRAFPVQRSHMLKTLNRWQGKNIQNDDILVVGLKF; this is encoded by the coding sequence TTGAAAACAGCATTTACATATAAGTTTTATTTTCTGTTGCTTTTTGCATCAATCTTTTTTAATCCTGTTTTTGCTCAACAAGAAGCAAAAAAAGGGGTTATCGATTTGAAAAAATATAATTTTAAAGAAACAGGGATAATTGACTTAAACGGAACATGGGAGTTTTATCCGGAAAAACTATATACCCCTGCCGATTTTTCTTCGGGCTCTGTCAACAATGCAAAGTTTGTAAAAGTTCCCTCACTCTGGAACAAATCTTTTTTTAACAAAGAAGATAATTTCAATATCGGATACGGAACATATCATTTAAAAGTTTTAATTCCTGACAGCATCGGCATCCTTGCCCTTCGCCTAAAACGAATAGAAACGGCCTATGTGTTGTGGGTAAACAATGACACTTTGGTTCATTGCGGAAAAACAGCAGAAAAAGAAAATCTATATTCTCCGGCTCAAAATACACGATATAAGTTTTTTAATGCCTCCGGAAACTCTTTTGATATTACTGTGCAAGTTTCAAACTTCAGTCACAGAAAGGGCGGAATTGACAGTCCGATAAGCCTGGGCTTGCCCAACCAAATAACAAATAAAACAAAGACAAAAAGAGGTGTCGAAATTTTCATAGTCGGTGTTTTATTAATAATGGCAGTATTCCATTTCGGACTATACTTTGTAAAAAGAAAAGACTATTCTTTGCTGTTTTTCGGACTATTATTAATTTCCGAAATAATCAGCATATCGGTAAACGGGGAGATGATACTTACGGCAACCTTTCCGGATATGTCGTGGGCAACATTAAAAAAGACAGATTATATAAGCAACTTCATGCGATCAACATTTTTGGTCTTGTTTTTTTATAAAATATATGAAGAAGAAATATCGAAGCTGTATGTACAAATATTAATCGGCATAAACCTTTCTCTTACTGTTTTTGTTTTATTTACCGACCTTTTAACATACTCTTTTACTCTTTTGGTTTTTATTGCCACGGCAACCCTTACAATGCTGTATATTATATATGCACAAATCCGAGGAATTGTCAAGAAAAAAGAGGGGGCGTTAATACCGTTTTTGGGAACCTTCCTTTTACTGCTTTCGGCAGTAAATGATATTCTTTATGTTTCCGATATCATTGACACAATGTTTTTGACACCCGTAGGAATGTTTATTTTTATTTTTTCTCAATCTTATCTTCTCTCATTTAACTTTTCTAATTTATATAAGAAAACAGAAGAGCTGAATAAAATGACAGCAGATTTAGATGATATTAAAAACAGCCTTCTCGAAAAGAAATCATTTGACTATGTAAGTTCTTTAGAAATACTTACCGAACACGCAACCGGAACAAGGGGAATTTTGTTTTCTGTTGCAGATAATACGGTTATTTATAAGTCCGAATTCCCTGAAATTGATTCTCGAACAGAAACAAAAGACAGATTTCCTTCAGAATTAATAAACGAAGTAATTGAAAAAGAAGAAATAATTGTTTCAAGCCCTGTCGGAAGTAAGTTGTTTAACTCTTCATACATTTCAAAATTCCGACCAAAATCGGCAGCGTGCCTTTCTCTAAAAGCTGCCGGAAAAACACGTGCTGTTTTATATTTTGAAAATGAAGAAAAAAAACACGTTTTTAATAAACAAAAAATTCAAGCTTTCAAACATGTTTCAGACCAAATTATCGGAACTATTGATAATGTGGATATGTATAAAGAACTTGAAAGCTTAAGCTCTAATTTAGAAGGAATTATTTTAAGCAGAACAAAAGACGTAAGAAATCAGAACGAAATGCTTACGGAACAAAAAGATGAAATTGAGGCAATTAACCACGATTTGAACAAAACCCTGGATGAGGTAAATCAAAAAAATAAAATAATTAAAGACAGCATTGTTTATGCTAAATATTTGCAAGACGCAAACATTCCGGACGAAAAATATATCAATACACTATTCAAAGACAGCTTTGTTTTAAATAAACCCAAAGAAACTTTAGGCGGTGATTTTTATTGGGTTCACAACAAAAAACAAGAAGACGAAGAAAAAATAATTTTTGCAATAGCAGATTGTACCGGACACGGTATTCCCGGAGCATTAATTTCTGTTATCGGCTACGATATGCTAAACCATGTTGTTATTAACGAAAACACAGAAAAGCCGTCAGAAATTTTAAACCTCATGCAGGAAGAAATAGGGAAAAGATTAGCAAAAGATAATGATGAGGAAATAAAAGACGGAATGGAGGCGGCCGTTATTACATACGACAAGACTGCAAATATTTTAGAATATGCCGGAGCAAGAATTAGTTTAGTAATTTTCCGAAACGGAAAAATGACAGAAGTTAAAGCAGACAGAATTTCAATCAGTGCGTTTCAACATGAAAAAATAAAAGGTCAAAAATTTGCAAACCATAAAATACAGCTAAAAAAAGATGATATCGTATATCTTTTTACCGACGGCTTTCAAGACCAGTTCGGAGGAGAAACCGACAGCAAGTTCATGAAGAAAAACTTTAGAAAATTATTAGAAGAAGTTAATCAACGGGCATTCCCGGTTCAAAGAAGCCACATGCTTAAAACATTAAACCGATGGCAAGGAAAAAATATACAAAATGACGACATTTTAGTTGTCGGTTTGAAATTCTAA
- a CDS encoding OmpH family outer membrane protein translates to MKNLALLFAVVFVFSATNLNAQKFKYGHIDGNAVYKKMPEVQKADTIYTAYVKQLEDQIKSMQEEYNKKATDYQKNEATLSDLMKETKVEELKSLGERIQKFQVSAQEDAIKKQKEMYDPIRKKFDSALEVVAKKYGYKFIIDRNALLYFNDVDDVTAFVKKELGIK, encoded by the coding sequence ATGAAAAATTTAGCACTATTATTCGCAGTTGTTTTTGTTTTTTCTGCAACAAACTTAAATGCTCAAAAATTCAAATACGGACATATTGACGGAAATGCCGTTTATAAAAAAATGCCGGAAGTCCAAAAAGCAGATACAATTTATACTGCCTATGTAAAACAGCTGGAAGACCAGATAAAAAGTATGCAAGAAGAGTATAACAAGAAGGCTACAGACTATCAAAAGAACGAAGCAACTCTTTCTGACCTAATGAAAGAAACAAAAGTTGAAGAATTAAAATCATTAGGAGAACGCATCCAAAAATTTCAAGTTTCGGCACAAGAAGACGCAATTAAGAAACAAAAAGAGATGTACGACCCAATAAGAAAAAAGTTTGACAGTGCATTAGAAGTTGTTGCTAAAAAATACGGTTATAAATTTATTATTGACAGAAACGCTCTTTTATACTTCAACGATGTTGATGATGTTACGGCATTCGTTAAAAAAGAGTTAGGAATAAAATAA
- a CDS encoding UbiX family flavin prenyltransferase — protein MQKKKIVVAITGASGMIYAQRLLHKLCSEEIKPQLSEVALVFSDNVKDIWDNEINTEKLSDFNFPVLENNNFYVPFASGSSAFDVMIIIPCSMGTLGRIAAGTSENLIGRTADVMFKERKKTILVTREMPLSIIHINNMKTVTEAGGIICPASPTFYNQPANISELTDTVVERVLDLAGFKQKAKRWK, from the coding sequence ATGCAAAAAAAGAAAATAGTTGTTGCAATAACGGGAGCATCCGGAATGATATATGCTCAAAGGCTTCTGCACAAGCTTTGTTCAGAAGAAATAAAACCTCAATTGTCAGAAGTTGCTCTTGTTTTTTCGGATAACGTAAAAGATATTTGGGACAATGAAATTAACACAGAAAAACTTTCAGATTTTAATTTTCCGGTTTTAGAAAATAACAACTTTTATGTTCCTTTTGCTTCCGGTTCTTCAGCTTTTGATGTTATGATTATAATTCCTTGTTCGATGGGAACATTGGGCAGAATTGCCGCCGGAACGTCTGAAAACTTAATCGGAAGAACCGCAGATGTAATGTTTAAAGAAAGGAAAAAAACTATTCTTGTAACACGAGAAATGCCCCTCAGTATAATACACATTAACAACATGAAAACGGTTACGGAAGCCGGCGGAATAATTTGTCCGGCATCTCCGACATTTTATAATCAGCCCGCAAATATTTCCGAATTAACCGATACAGTTGTGGAGCGTGTGTTGGATTTAGCCGGATTTAAACAAAAAGCAAAACGCTGGAAATAA
- a CDS encoding PorT family protein, which produces MQKLILILLITFFLLKSYAQDFTGGIIFGVCGSQIDGDSQSRYKKPGLIFGAYVQKPISDNGALKIEMYYIGKGAVFNIDNPDGTFFQEFNHSLHYIEIPVLYNLEIHPKINVAVGIASSYLFAHKFTLIKQEVDKNYYSIKDFDFQPMGQVDFYLTDRISSSLRISYSALSIRNDDVWYNNNLSVALRYTFE; this is translated from the coding sequence ATGCAAAAACTTATTTTAATACTTCTGATTACATTTTTTTTATTGAAGTCTTATGCACAAGATTTTACCGGCGGAATTATATTCGGCGTATGCGGAAGTCAGATTGACGGAGATAGTCAATCCCGCTATAAAAAACCGGGATTAATATTTGGTGCTTATGTTCAAAAACCAATATCTGATAACGGGGCATTAAAAATAGAAATGTATTATATCGGAAAAGGAGCTGTTTTTAACATTGATAATCCGGATGGTACTTTTTTTCAAGAATTTAATCATAGTTTGCATTATATTGAAATACCGGTATTATATAATTTAGAAATACATCCTAAAATTAATGTTGCGGTAGGAATTGCTTCTTCCTATTTATTTGCTCATAAATTTACATTAATAAAACAAGAAGTAGATAAAAATTATTATTCGATAAAAGATTTTGATTTTCAACCGATGGGGCAAGTAGATTTTTATTTAACAGACAGAATTTCCTCAAGTCTCAGAATATCATATTCCGCTTTAAGTATCAGGAATGATGATGTTTGGTATAATAATAATTTAAGTGTTGCCCTTAGATATACATTTGAATAA
- a CDS encoding TatD family hydrolase → MGHFINIHTHIISENKYSIHNLFPEDAEQIKEGLLYSIGIHPWEVKKGDIKKQIRIVETVAMKKNIQAIGEIGLDRLRDNFDLQKDVFLKQIIIAKEQSKPVIIHCVKAFSELLEILKKEKLNIPIIIHRYSGNKTIADELIKHGCYLSFGHELFNRKSKVQRIFKSISLKHIFLETDDSEVTIEEIYKKAAEIQKTDVEEIQKTIFSNFNNCFNI, encoded by the coding sequence TTGGGGCATTTTATTAATATCCATACACACATAATTTCAGAGAACAAATATTCAATTCATAATTTGTTTCCCGAAGATGCAGAACAAATAAAAGAAGGACTTTTATATTCAATAGGTATTCATCCGTGGGAAGTTAAAAAAGGAGATATAAAAAAGCAGATAAGAATAGTTGAGACAGTTGCAATGAAAAAAAATATTCAAGCAATCGGAGAAATCGGATTAGACAGGTTGCGAGATAATTTTGATTTGCAAAAAGATGTTTTTTTAAAACAAATAATAATAGCAAAAGAGCAAAGTAAGCCGGTTATAATTCATTGTGTCAAAGCATTTTCGGAGTTGCTTGAAATTCTAAAAAAAGAAAAGTTAAATATTCCGATAATAATTCACAGGTATTCTGGAAACAAAACAATTGCAGACGAATTAATTAAACACGGTTGTTATTTATCTTTCGGTCATGAGTTGTTTAACCGGAAATCAAAAGTGCAAAGGATTTTTAAATCAATTTCGTTAAAACATATATTTTTAGAAACAGACGATTCCGAAGTTACAATTGAAGAAATTTACAAAAAAGCCGCAGAAATTCAAAAAACAGACGTTGAAGAAATTCAAAAAACTATTTTTTCTAATTTTAACAATTGTTTCAATATTTGA